The Mytilus galloprovincialis chromosome 4, xbMytGall1.hap1.1, whole genome shotgun sequence genome contains a region encoding:
- the LOC143073387 gene encoding ras-related protein Rab-24-like, whose translation MNKRKEGELDIKIVLLGKAYAGKTCLVQRYVNQMFTDTPYQNTIGAAYASARVKVNGKTVILNIWDTAGSERYQSMSRIYYRGAKAAILCFDLTDAESFDKARYWSGELERNEPDCLIYLCGTKKDMVDIEPGSRATPLSQVQSLARDLRSELYETSSTTGEKVNEVFMKIATDFVDNLKNLPIEKPRTDSFRVSHPTDGQRRGWCSSC comes from the exons ATGAACAAAAGAAAAGAGGGCGAACTGGACATCAAAATTGTTTTACTTGGAAAAGCTTATGCAGGAAAAACTTGTCTTGTACAAAGATATGTCAACCAAATGTTTACTGATACACCTTATCAGAAT aCTATTGGAGCAGCATACGCATCTGCTAGAGTTAAAGTAAATGGGAAGACTGTAATACTGAATATTTGG gaTACTGCTGGTTCTGAGAGATACCAGTCCATGAGCAGGATATATTATCGAGGTGCTAAGGCTGCCATATTGTGTTTTGATTTAACTGATGCTGAAAGTTTTGATAAAGCCAGATACTGGTCTGGTGAATTAGAGCGTAACGAACCT GACTGTTTAATATATTTATGTGGTACTAAGAAGGATATGGTTGACATAGAACCAGGTTCCAGAGCTACACCACTAAGTCAAGTACAATCATTAGCACGAG ATCTACGTTCTGAATTATATGAAACTTCCAGTACAACTGGAGAAAAAGTCA ATGAAGTGTTTATGAAGATTGCTACAGATTTTGTAGATAATCTAAAGAACTTGCCAATAGAAAAGCCAA GAACAGATTCATTCCGAGTATCCCACCCTACAGATGGCCAGAGAAGAGGCTGGTGTAGTTCCTGTTGA